GACATTTgacacatattatatatatatatatatatatatatatatatagacacacgtgTTTGTGttttagttttaaaaataaattaaaaatatgatacacCCAATGCACGactgttaaaaaaatttattaattgaaGCACCTGCGGAGAATGGAAGAAGTGAATATTATATAAGATAAATTAGTGAGAATTTTTCGTttgagtttaaaattaaaataaaaaatttaattaaattttatttaaaaataaattttcaattgACATAAATGATCAAATTGTCCctgtaattataaattaatattagaataacactgtgatattagaaaatagtactatcttattgtaatataatactattttattataaaataatactgtctTATTATAATATAAGGATATTACGAAACAGTACTTTCTTATTATAATACAGTACTattttattgtaatataatattattataaaacagtactgtaatataacactattataaaacagtactatcttattataaaacagtactatcatattataaaataatattgagatattaaaaaatagTATTATCTTATTATCGATCAGTACTGCATTacgtattataaaataatattatgatatcagaaaatagtactgtcttattataaatcagtactgtattattgtaaaataatattatcttattatatAACCATATGAGGGTATAAAGGTATAACGGTTATTTCAGTTAGAAATAGAGAGTTgcttttaatttatgtttgaaaTGGGGAGCTACTTTTAATTTAAACTCATGTTGGATGCTACTTTTAATTTGAAACataaaataaagatttttatttaatttatcatATCATATATCACATCGTAATCTTATTGATTCATGCtcgtatttattatataaaataccatcttaatttttttattaaaagcaAGATATTTTTTAATATCTGATTTGGGGCTTGAATAAGGATAAAAATTGATTGGATGATATATGTTTGAAAGTTCTATTTTTAtatccaaatttaaatttaaatatcccattaatattcatatttaaatctatatctgttaaaaaataaaaaaaatattaatataaataaataataatctaaACCATATCTAAATATCTGCATTCATTTATAATCttgtttaattttatatattcataaatttactATTAATTTGATctgttatatatttaataatatttttatttcatgatCATATAAATTTAATCATCAaacttatattatattaatatctttctgatttgtatttttattcatttaaaataaatataaatatttattatatttttaattattaagtatttgaaataattatgaatatgctaaatatattttttgataaagttcgagaaaaaaaattacaaaaagggATTGCTCGCGGATTGTCCTACCGGCATTCAACGCTCTCATCCCTCCCCACTCTGTTTTCCTACTCTGCTGTCCAAAGCCAGCTGCACGCCTTCACACCTTCCATATTATTCCTCCATTATAACGGATGTGGTGGGATAATGGTCAATCCAAGTGGAGAGaacgaaaataaaaaattaaagaagaaaacaaAAGCCAAGAAAGAGGCAGAGTTCTACCGGGTCTTCTCCTACTCCCCTTTAAATGCAAGCCTAAGTCGAAGGCTGCTCCTTTGTCCTTGGACTTGCTCTGTCATCTCTCAGGTTTGGAGTgtgtgagagaaagagagatagagagagatggGAGGGAATGGTGAGCATTCGGTTGGTAATGGGACGCAGGAGAGGTCTATGGAGGAGGGAGCCGCTGGGTTTCCACTAGAAGAAGAGAATGCTATTCCAGACCATGGCTATGAGAATTCTACTTCTGTTTCTTTCCTCCAAAAGGTGCGACTTCTCCTCCTATATTTTATATATGACGGTATTCATTTTAATCcatctctcaaattttttagAGATGGATTAAATGAATACCGTAATATGGTTTCTTTGTGTTTGTTTGAGATTCTTATTTCCAATGGATTGAATTCCCGGTTTCTCAAATTTCCACTTGATGATGGAGCGACAAAATTCTTTTCTCTTTGAGAAAGAATCCAAGTATAGTTATAGGTCTCCAATACATCTATGTACCGTTGTGATCTCTGTCTCTGTTCTCGTGAAAATATGTTGTTCCTTGGAAGGAATTAGCGAGTTCGACCATTCTTACCTTCAATCGTTCATCAACTGAGATTTGATTCCAAACCGCATCATCATCTATTAAAAACATTAGCATACGTCCACCATCTAATAACTATAAAAGTAATAATAAAAAGTTATATCTTGTTTGGGTTATCGAATACAAATtaatagaaatattaatttaaatgttagtatatgatattatataattcataagaatataaaaattaattagtagaaaagaaaataataatatttttaaatatgctaatgtaaaaaatataataagGCCAGCTGAGCTGTTaacaattgttttttttttttttccgaaaaAATTAATAGCAATTCCTTTGGTAGGACTTTTGTTTGCGTGttttcttaaagaagaagaaagaaggtttCCAAACGTATAAACAAACTCTAGTTCCTTTTCTGATGTAAGGGGTTGGACCGTTTCTTTTTCCATTTCATTATTCCCCATCAGTAGAAATATGAACACGACAGCATTAGCAAGTGAAACTAGTTGGAGTATGTCCTCTTCGATTGCTACGgtagaaattttttaattatgaggGCCTGGTATTTTGAAGCTATGGTTGCAGGTAGCTGGCCTACACCCTGATCACTTATGAACCAATtccatttgctttttttttttgcagactATTTATTAACCATCTCTCCATGCTGGCAATTGTGATGCACATAACTCAACCAACTTTGATAGAGAtggtgattgttttttttttccccaccCAAATTATGTGCAGATACTTGCTGAAGTGTTTGGGACCTACTTTTTGATATTTGCCGGGTGTGGCTCGGTGACTGTGAATCTAAGCAAGGGCACTGTTACATTCCCTGGCATTTGCATTGTTTGGGGGCTGGTGGTCATGGTTTTGGTCTACTCGGTCGGCCACATCTCTGGAGCCCATTTCAATCCTGCCGTCACCATTGCCTTCGCTACGTGTCGAAGGTTTCCATGGAAGCAGGTGTTTGATCGAACTCTTAGTCCATATGTTGAACAATTCCAGCTTGCTTGAGAAAATTCTATGCTTTCTATATGACCACCATTTATTATCTCAAATTATGTATCCCTTCCACCTTACGTTCATGTAGGTGCCGGCATATATATTAGCTGAATTGATGGGATCGACCCTTGCAAGTGGTACACTGCGGCTGTTGTTCGGAGGAAAACGTGAACTCTTTCCGGGAACCATTCCGGCCGGCT
The sequence above is a segment of the Elaeis guineensis isolate ETL-2024a chromosome 7, EG11, whole genome shotgun sequence genome. Coding sequences within it:
- the LOC140859083 gene encoding aquaporin NIP1-1-like isoform X2, with amino-acid sequence MGGNGEHSVGNGTQERSMEEGAAGFPLEEENAIPDHGYENSTSVSFLQKILAEVFGTYFLIFAGCGSVTVNLSKGTVTFPGICIVWGLVVMVLVYSVGHISGAHFNPAVTIAFATCRRFPWKQVPAYILAELMGSTLASGTLRLLFGGKRELFPGTIPAGSDVQSLVLEFIITFYLMFVISGVGTDKRAVGELAGLAVGATVLLNVLFAGPISGASMNPARSLGPAIVFNRYESIWVYMVGPICGAVTGAWAYNLIRFTNKPLREITRSSLFLKSSGRNNSR